A stretch of DNA from Roseovarius sp. W115:
TTTACCGAGCATGTTGAAAAGCTGGCTGAATTGGTCAGCGAAAAAACCAATGGCGAGTTTACTCTGAACATCAGCTATGGCGGACTTTCGAAGAACAAGGAAAACCTTGACGGTATCTCGATTGGCGCCTTTGAAATGGCACAGTTTTGTGCCGGGTATCACCGGGACAAGAACCGTGTGATTACTGTACTGGAACTGCCGTTCTTGGGCGTGAGCAATCTGGAAGAAGAAATGGCGGTCTCGGCGGCTGTCTATAGTCATCCTGCTGCTGCGGAAGAAATGGCGCAGTGGAATGCCAAGCTTCTGATGACGTCGCCTATGCCACAATACAACATTGTTGGCACTGGCGAACCGCGGGATGAGCTGAAAGATTTTGAAGGTATGCGCGTACGTGCAACGGGCGGGCTTGGCAAAGCTTTTGAAGCTGTTGGTGGCGTGCCAACATCCGTCACGGCGACCGAAGCCTACCAGGCGATGGAATCTGGCGTTGTCGACACAGTCGCGTTCGCGCAGCACGCCCACCTGAGCTTTGGCACAATTAATCAGGCCGAATGGTGGACCGCCAACTTAAACCCTGGCACCGTGAATTGCCCGGTTGTGGTTAATATCGACGCCTATGAAGGCTTGTCGGATGAACACCGCGCTGCATTGGACAGCTCGGTGTCAGAGGCGTTGGATCACTACCTGGCGAACTACGGCGAACTGCTCAAGAAGTGGGACAGCGTACTGGAAGAGAAAGGCGTTCAGAAAGTCGAAATCGCGGACGGCGAAATTGAAGCTTTCAAGGCCAAGGCTGCTGATCCAATTCGGGAAGCGTGGATTGCTGATATGGAATCCCAGGGCCT
This window harbors:
- a CDS encoding C4-dicarboxylate TRAP transporter substrate-binding protein, producing MQKLFGAGVTAALSFAFAGEALATEWNVSLWGKRRAFTEHVEKLAELVSEKTNGEFTLNISYGGLSKNKENLDGISIGAFEMAQFCAGYHRDKNRVITVLELPFLGVSNLEEEMAVSAAVYSHPAAAEEMAQWNAKLLMTSPMPQYNIVGTGEPRDELKDFEGMRVRATGGLGKAFEAVGGVPTSVTATEAYQAMESGVVDTVAFAQHAHLSFGTINQAEWWTANLNPGTVNCPVVVNIDAYEGLSDEHRAALDSSVSEALDHYLANYGELLKKWDSVLEEKGVQKVEIADGEIEAFKAKAADPIREAWIADMESQGLPGQELYDLVIKTLEDHRSGS